The window CGTGAGCCGCTGTTGCAGGGTCTTGAGCCGCAATTTAAACAGGGTGTAATCCACTTGATTGGCATCAGCAATCTGTTCCACCCGCCGAAAGTTCCGCACCAGGGTTCGTAAAACCGTTTCATTGCCCTGCAAAACCGGTACTGACAAAATGCGCCCAATTTCCCCGGGGGAGCCAATTAGTTTTGCTTGGTCGCTGTCAAAGTCCAGCCCGGACACGTTGATATAGGCTCCGGGGGCAAAGCTGGCGCTGGTGAAGTCGGCTTCGTCCAGAATGGTGGCCCCGCGCAGGTTCAGGGGTTTGGCAAACCGCGCATTCCGAAAGGAGCTTTCGCCGTGGAATAGGCTGTCGATCGCATAGAAGGAACTGGCAAAACTGGCCCCATCAAACCGCACTTCGCCTTGCCAGTCGGCTTGGGTGAGGTCGGCGCTGCCATTCCAATGGCTTTTGCTGAAGTTGGCGATCGCCTGAAATTGCGATCGATAAAAATTGGCTCCCCGCTCAAAGGTGCTGGACTGAAAGCTAGCATTTCCGGCAAATTTAGCCCCATCGAACCGCGCTTCGCCCGTGAATAGGCTGTTCCGAAACTGGGCACTTTGGGCCACTAAGCCGGAAAAGCGGGCCCCTTGGCTGAAGCGGCTGAGGGAACCCACCAAGGCTCCGCCCAGGCTCAGGCCCCTGGCTTCCACCGGTTCCAAAAAATAGGTGTTGGCTAGGCGCAGGGAACCGCTAATTTGCAGACCTTCAAGGACGATCGGGCCGCGAAAGACGGAAATTTGCCAATCCAGGGGGCTACCTTCATCGAGCAACAGCGATCGGGACAATCGGCTGAGGTGCAAGAGTCGCAGTCGATCGCGCCCCAGTTGTTCCTGTTCCGTGGGGGTCAGCAAGGGCGAAAGGGCCTTGCCATAGAGCGGCGCACGCAGGCCCAACCGGGCCAAATCCAAATCGCCCTGGATGCTGGATCCGCGCAAGTCGAGGCCCAGGCGTTCCTGTTGCAACTTGCTGGCGACCTGTTGATAAAAGGCTTCCCGAAAGTTGCCATTGTCGCTGCGCAGGTCGATCGCACTCTGGCTGAGGTCGA of the Limnothrix sp. FACHB-406 genome contains:
- a CDS encoding pentapeptide repeat-containing protein; the protein is MAIGCGWLWAASPAQAASVDRPALTLEVLRDRLEHPQLLDGKPAIDLSQSAIDLRSDNGNFREAFYQQVASKLQQERLGLDLRGSSIQGDLDLARLGLRAPLYGKALSPLLTPTEQEQLGRDRLRLLHLSRLSRSLLLDEGSPLDWQISVFRGPIVLEGLQISGSLRLANTYFLEPVEARGLSLGGALVGSLSRFSQGARFSGLVAQSAQFRNSLFTGEARFDGAKFAGNASFQSSTFERGANFYRSQFQAIANFSKSHWNGSADLTQADWQGEVRFDGASFASSFYAIDSLFHGESSFRNARFAKPLNLRGATILDEADFTSASFAPGAYINVSGLDFDSDQAKLIGSPGEIGRILSVPVLQGNETVLRTLVRNFRRVEQIADANQVDYTLFKLRLKTLQQRLTGVNLNAAKPAVLVSIGFSPTQAQAIAQARDRQPLRTVAEMLSIEGVDLATYVKVRDRVTADRTSTPLSWSTIALQWLGTNLLILLSRAGTSAGLVLGVGLVAMTFFALWFWLVDRLRKLRPQPIVPTWPETLWMGGSAGLLFSLGLATIFQTSDRPWWTLASIAISIGPVPLALLIKLYWRGRFHDLMDVSYFVENGEIRQVQLPIARLPLMPRYHFFRERFMPLLWNRRWAWLNYYDLSAINLFRIGFSDVRMRDEHLPAEISLVVWYQWTLGLMYIGLLLWTLSRTIPGLNLLIYFG